From a single Nostoc sp. MS1 genomic region:
- a CDS encoding DUF4157 domain-containing protein: protein MRERIAQRKKTTSSVSIPTLKQPTRGFGLESLNASPSAVTEVQPMNKPLGHDISRIALHRPQAKLTIGEPGDFYEQQADSVARQVIQRIAQSGNRQSIQRQEAPEEEELQMKPLDINTLQRQQAPEEEEELQMKSLDSSILQRQEVPQEEELQMKPMVQRQGGGEMAATSDLETSINQARGGGQPLGNDIREPMEQAFGADFSKVKVHTDTQSDQLNKSIQARAFTTGQDVFFRQGEYNPGSRGGQELLAHELTHVVQQNGGAVQRSPSSLTPYPQQPGMLVNRLTSTSVGKLANDYTINQKTTAESGNKIAMKPSLPLIKANNQGSRGGEIVINCAERRVTTFDKREKNWVASMEIIDSDDPHNYVHLSRSTVDNEKVINESVAKAQGLKPVPGKNAKSIKTETLESGDAPFDRTNYTENNNVHITLEGRYKKVLSKVAKEGFGIEDVKGGSPVTEYDNLNYARGTALDERTIQTRITEEAGKAKTNADANIKESWKEIVTDVKKQYKGDKDKINKEIDRLKPEHQGMHNDRQNSITAIEQGTLNLTNNLIASVPALTDMQAKGTLVQYHGNWT from the coding sequence ATGAGGGAACGTATAGCTCAACGGAAAAAAACTACTTCCTCTGTCTCCATACCGACTCTCAAACAACCAACACGCGGCTTTGGTTTAGAGTCGTTGAACGCTTCACCGTCAGCAGTGACAGAAGTACAACCCATGAATAAGCCTCTGGGTCACGATATTAGCCGTATTGCACTGCATCGTCCCCAAGCAAAACTGACAATTGGCGAGCCTGGAGATTTTTACGAACAACAAGCTGATAGTGTAGCGCGGCAGGTCATCCAAAGAATAGCGCAGTCTGGAAATCGCCAGTCTATTCAACGTCAAGAAGCACCAGAGGAAGAAGAATTGCAGATGAAACCTCTGGACATTAACACCCTGCAACGCCAGCAAGCACCAGAGGAAGAAGAAGAATTGCAAATGAAATCTTTGGACTCTAGCATACTGCAACGTCAGGAAGTGCCGCAGGAAGAAGAATTGCAAATGAAGCCGATGGTGCAGCGTCAAGGTGGAGGTGAAATGGCGGCTACATCTGACTTGGAAACCTCCATTAATCAAGCTAGGGGTGGTGGACAGCCACTAGGGAACGATATTAGAGAACCGATGGAACAGGCGTTTGGGGCTGATTTTAGTAAAGTGAAAGTTCACACAGATACTCAATCTGACCAGTTGAATAAATCAATTCAGGCGCGTGCTTTTACAACAGGGCAGGATGTGTTCTTTCGCCAGGGAGAATATAATCCAGGGAGTCGGGGCGGTCAGGAGTTGTTGGCGCATGAGTTAACCCATGTTGTGCAGCAGAATGGGGGGGCGGTGCAGCGATCGCCTAGCTCTCTTACGCCATACCCGCAACAACCCGGTATGTTGGTAAATCGATTAACTTCAACATCAGTTGGCAAACTGGCAAATGACTATACCATAAACCAAAAAACAACGGCGGAAAGTGGCAACAAGATAGCTATGAAACCGAGCTTGCCATTGATCAAGGCGAATAATCAGGGGAGTAGGGGAGGAGAGATTGTCATCAATTGTGCTGAACGTCGAGTGACGACTTTCGATAAGCGAGAAAAGAACTGGGTAGCTAGTATGGAGATCATAGACAGTGATGACCCACATAACTATGTTCACTTATCTCGCAGTACAGTTGATAACGAGAAGGTAATAAACGAGAGTGTAGCTAAAGCTCAAGGACTGAAGCCCGTGCCAGGGAAGAACGCAAAGAGTATAAAAACAGAAACCTTGGAGTCTGGGGATGCACCATTTGACCGTACAAATTATACAGAGAATAACAACGTACACATAACACTAGAAGGGAGATATAAAAAGGTATTGAGTAAAGTTGCAAAAGAAGGGTTTGGGATCGAGGATGTAAAGGGAGGAAGCCCAGTTACAGAGTATGATAATCTCAACTACGCGCGTGGAACGGCATTAGATGAACGCACTATCCAGACAAGGATCACTGAAGAGGCTGGCAAAGCGAAGACTAATGCGGATGCCAATATAAAGGAATCATGGAAAGAAATTGTGACAGACGTGAAAAAGCAATACAAAGGCGATAAAGATAAGATAAATAAGGAAATCGACAGGCTGAAGCCTGAACATCAAGGTATGCACAATGACCGACAAAATTCGATAACAGCAATAGAACAAGGAACATTGAATTTGACAAATAATCTGATAGCGAGCGTACCAGCTTTAACAGATATGCAAGCTAAAGGAACGTTGGTGCAATATCATGGAAATTGGACATAA
- a CDS encoding GPW/gp25 family protein: MVYGQRKDYLGNGWAFPLQLSLQGGIKTSSEDQKVRESIWIILRTGVGERVYRPNFGSRLSELAFAPLNTDTLLRIRLYVLEALEVWEPRIIVDEVLTEPDPIRGRVNIIINYRLKDFADIYNFVYPFYLLAAGEEL; encoded by the coding sequence ATGGTTTATGGTCAGCGAAAAGATTATCTAGGAAATGGTTGGGCTTTCCCTTTGCAGTTGAGTTTGCAAGGGGGAATCAAAACCAGTAGTGAAGATCAAAAGGTTAGAGAGTCTATCTGGATTATTCTCCGAACGGGAGTTGGTGAGCGCGTTTATCGACCTAACTTTGGTTCGCGCTTGTCGGAGTTGGCGTTTGCACCTTTGAATACTGATACTCTACTGCGGATACGTCTTTACGTATTGGAAGCTTTGGAGGTGTGGGAACCACGAATTATTGTAGACGAAGTTCTGACCGAACCAGACCCTATACGTGGCAGAGTCAACATCATCATCAATTATCGGCTGAAGGATTTTGCCGATATTTACAACTTTGTGTACCCATTCTATTTGCTGGCAGCTGGAGAGGAACTGTGA
- a CDS encoding DUF4157 domain-containing protein gives MREQVGQGKKTTTISVPTLKQPTRGFGLDSPETSPAAVPETELLEKPPGHDISKISLRPQAKLSISQPGDFYEQQADSIAQQVMRKIAQPARQYVQPQQMPEEEEKLQMKPLANFVTPLVQRQQAPEEEELQMKAVDNSSASLLQRQQASQEEEELQMKPMVQHRLSGMTATSDLETSIQQSRGSGQPLADDIKQPMEQAFGADFDTVHIHTDAQSDKLNKSIQARAFTTGQDIFFRQGEYSPGSNSGKELLAHELTHVIQQNGGAVQRKSLHLAPKENKLQTKYTADSGQAIQMRESSQKPTEETENKTNAVEVKTDTRSQEQQNQPPTQKQQAVSTPPADGGDTATDPPPTKKRDAVVGSAQNQSATGEQAKGNQENQPESKDDKSATGKQVSPQSQPEPKDTKANSQKINSQAQSQGKPGLPKVKTNQAAGNLPASNVAGKAGAIPETPQGNEAVAGDGEKAPASPEEDPAFQAVVNTTKEVAHQKKKHGPADKKAGEAQAAAEPPSNEVDSKAQANQVGEMEKTQTPAFDAAAFKAKLMQRIADMAPKTLEEADNFKNNNQLDSVKGELSGQVKEGQKATQEPLAEKTKEKPDTSGIEAKQVTPLSKTDPGKPPSGVGANQAAPKSKGQGEVEAPLQADSQKIEQQMSEADVTEEQLAKSNEPEFQGALAAKKDAQTSAVEAPPKYRLQEQAILKTAQATAETTVKQHLDAMHNTRSQNLGQVADHQVGAKGKDEQARAKVAGDINKIYENTKVKVEKSLSELDGQVIQAFDSGAAEAKKAFEDYVGKRMDDYKSDRYSGFWGPGKWLKDKLFGMPSEVNAFYEEGRNLYIKQMDGVINNVVAIISKGLTQAKAEIASGKQEIQNYINKLPQDLKGVGQKAAADIESKFAELEQTVDSKQDELIDTLAQKYKENLDAVDARIEEMKAANQGLVQKALDFIVGVIKTIIELTKMLLQVLARVASVVGQILKDPIGFLGNLIQAVKQGFLNFMKNIGKYLQAGLIGWLTGTMAASGLQIPENLDIKGIFSVAMQLLGFTYEVIRAQAVKRLGEKKVSRMEQSVEVFRVLASQGIAGMWQFVQDRIGDLNTLVIEPIKNFVIEKVITAGIEWILSLLTPASAFIKAAKAIYEIVKFFIERAGQIADLINAILDAIGAIAAGSLDQAIKGVENALAKSLPVVISFLASLLGLGGIAGKIQAIFQKLRKPVEKAVDWIIDKGTKAFKKIGNKFKNSKLGKKAGKLKDSAKEKYKAGKQWVEDKKEAGKNWVNDQKAATFAGEDKRTQEQKSTDLKAALKEAEKIGDNDKLSLKEVNNRIKVIKSNYRMQYLKLVVDKHTNDGDIIHFEGKINPEGQSNQVENKNNEEDEGRFDKLLYESLKQVSNTYYKGYTKVDIRTGKARQLSGLTDPRTTSTTENPTTETSKRNRKLLESSRANQSQETGKSAGVINPRGAAIENPTAETPQRDRELLERSRADREETIKQEGNKIHQELAKAQIAYSVASQAEFYPSNTFKVGAGDFFVCQVNNYYIVPTSKANPIYDYYLKSASGDTYKQTRSLLQKRLKDLQGEKAKAEKAIEVIQQNEKIAAEDKTDKIKDKEKLIERIQQDYTAIESARNPSTMLNICKELIQNKKITGLNLSTKAKVGVPRELTSKYDYGSNPVSVKQAKEFYKNFPSSITGTSNQETVFVASVVAEPSRHSVAHITNMLSLDERSKGFKDENENVFQHLSMSQAESDPNPRDVKPEELDSRLNHEGKRAIVTSRDLSAVKDKNPKLYQDLRKLFADHKSDKDESIVSKFSDAIIKYLDLPNNG, from the coding sequence ATGAGAGAACAGGTAGGTCAGGGTAAGAAAACCACCACTATCTCAGTACCCACACTCAAACAACCGACGCGCGGTTTCGGTTTAGATTCGCCTGAAACCTCACCCGCAGCAGTTCCTGAAACCGAACTCCTCGAAAAACCTCCAGGCCACGACATTAGTAAAATTTCCCTGCGTCCCCAAGCAAAACTCTCAATTAGCCAGCCAGGAGACTTTTACGAACAGCAAGCCGATAGCATAGCCCAGCAGGTGATGCGAAAAATCGCCCAACCTGCGCGTCAGTATGTGCAACCTCAGCAAATGCCAGAGGAAGAGGAAAAATTGCAAATGAAACCTCTGGCTAATTTTGTCACGCCTTTGGTGCAACGCCAACAAGCGCCAGAGGAAGAGGAATTACAGATGAAGGCTGTAGATAATTCCTCTGCTTCCCTACTACAACGTCAACAAGCGTCGCAGGAAGAAGAGGAATTACAGATGAAGCCGATGGTGCAGCATCGTCTAAGTGGAATGACTGCGACATCAGATTTAGAAACTTCCATTCAACAGTCACGAGGTAGTGGACAGCCGCTTGCAGACGATATCAAACAACCAATGGAGCAAGCATTTGGGGCTGATTTTGATACGGTACATATTCATACTGATGCTCAGTCTGACAAACTAAACAAATCTATACAAGCGCGTGCCTTTACCACAGGGCAAGATATCTTCTTCCGCCAGGGCGAATATTCACCAGGAAGTAATTCAGGCAAGGAATTACTAGCCCATGAATTGACCCATGTGATCCAGCAAAATGGCGGTGCTGTACAGCGTAAATCTCTTCATCTAGCACCAAAAGAAAACAAACTCCAAACAAAATATACTGCGGATTCTGGGCAAGCCATCCAAATGCGGGAGAGTTCGCAAAAACCAACCGAGGAGACAGAAAACAAAACAAATGCAGTAGAAGTTAAAACGGATACAAGAAGCCAAGAACAACAAAATCAGCCCCCGACACAAAAGCAGCAAGCTGTATCCACTCCACCAGCAGATGGAGGGGATACAGCAACAGACCCACCCCCTACAAAAAAACGTGATGCGGTAGTAGGGTCTGCTCAAAATCAATCTGCAACTGGGGAACAAGCTAAGGGTAATCAAGAAAACCAGCCAGAGTCAAAAGATGATAAATCTGCAACTGGGAAACAAGTAAGTCCACAGTCCCAACCAGAGCCGAAAGATACTAAAGCTAATTCTCAAAAAATAAATTCTCAAGCGCAAAGTCAAGGTAAACCTGGATTACCTAAAGTCAAGACAAATCAAGCAGCAGGAAATTTACCTGCGTCAAATGTAGCTGGTAAAGCTGGTGCTATACCTGAGACACCACAAGGTAATGAAGCTGTGGCTGGTGATGGCGAAAAGGCTCCAGCTTCCCCCGAAGAAGACCCAGCCTTTCAAGCGGTAGTTAACACAACTAAAGAAGTTGCACATCAAAAGAAAAAACACGGGCCTGCTGATAAAAAAGCAGGGGAAGCGCAAGCAGCAGCCGAACCTCCTAGTAATGAAGTAGATAGTAAGGCTCAAGCTAATCAAGTTGGTGAGATGGAAAAAACCCAGACTCCAGCATTTGATGCAGCAGCTTTCAAAGCCAAATTGATGCAGCGAATTGCTGACATGGCTCCTAAAACCTTAGAGGAGGCTGACAACTTTAAAAATAACAACCAGCTTGACTCAGTTAAAGGTGAGTTGAGTGGTCAGGTTAAAGAAGGACAGAAAGCTACTCAAGAACCGTTAGCAGAGAAGACCAAAGAAAAACCAGACACTAGCGGTATTGAAGCGAAACAAGTAACGCCACTGTCAAAAACTGACCCAGGCAAACCGCCATCAGGTGTAGGTGCAAATCAAGCCGCACCTAAATCGAAAGGACAAGGTGAAGTAGAAGCACCACTGCAAGCCGATAGTCAGAAAATTGAGCAGCAGATGAGTGAGGCGGATGTTACCGAGGAGCAGTTAGCTAAGTCTAACGAACCAGAGTTTCAAGGAGCGCTGGCAGCTAAGAAAGATGCACAAACCAGCGCTGTAGAAGCACCGCCTAAATATCGCCTACAAGAACAAGCTATTCTGAAAACGGCTCAAGCTACGGCGGAAACTACAGTTAAACAACATCTGGATGCAATGCACAATACCCGTAGTCAAAATTTGGGTCAGGTAGCAGACCATCAGGTGGGAGCCAAAGGTAAGGATGAGCAAGCCAGGGCAAAAGTTGCAGGCGATATTAACAAAATTTATGAGAATACTAAGGTTAAGGTTGAGAAAAGCCTCAGTGAATTAGACGGTCAAGTCATCCAAGCCTTTGATAGTGGTGCGGCCGAGGCGAAGAAAGCCTTTGAGGATTATGTCGGCAAGCGGATGGATGATTATAAGAGCGATCGCTACAGTGGTTTTTGGGGGCCTGGAAAATGGCTGAAAGATAAATTGTTTGGTATGCCATCAGAGGTGAACGCTTTCTATGAAGAAGGTCGCAATCTTTACATCAAACAAATGGATGGGGTGATCAACAACGTTGTCGCCATTATCAGTAAAGGTCTGACCCAAGCCAAAGCGGAAATTGCCTCTGGTAAGCAGGAAATTCAGAACTACATCAACAAATTACCCCAAGACCTGAAAGGAGTTGGTCAAAAAGCAGCCGCAGATATTGAAAGTAAATTTGCCGAGTTAGAGCAGACTGTTGACAGCAAGCAAGATGAGCTAATTGATACCCTAGCCCAGAAGTATAAAGAAAATCTGGATGCTGTGGATGCCCGCATTGAAGAGATGAAAGCGGCAAATCAAGGTTTGGTGCAGAAAGCTTTAGACTTCATTGTCGGCGTGATCAAAACGATCATTGAATTGACAAAAATGCTGCTTCAGGTATTAGCTAGAGTTGCTAGTGTAGTCGGGCAAATCCTCAAAGACCCGATAGGCTTCCTGGGAAATTTAATCCAGGCGGTGAAGCAAGGCTTCCTCAACTTTATGAAGAATATCGGCAAGTACCTCCAAGCAGGATTAATTGGCTGGCTGACTGGGACTATGGCAGCAAGTGGACTTCAAATTCCAGAAAATCTTGACATCAAAGGGATTTTTAGCGTAGCAATGCAGCTTTTGGGCTTTACCTATGAAGTAATTCGCGCCCAAGCTGTGAAACGATTGGGTGAGAAGAAAGTTAGCCGGATGGAGCAAAGTGTTGAGGTATTTAGAGTCTTAGCTAGTCAGGGAATAGCTGGGATGTGGCAGTTTGTGCAAGACAGAATTGGCGACCTCAATACCTTGGTAATTGAACCTATCAAGAACTTCGTCATTGAGAAAGTGATTACAGCAGGTATTGAGTGGATTTTGAGCCTACTAACACCAGCCTCAGCCTTCATTAAAGCAGCGAAGGCGATTTATGAGATTGTCAAATTCTTTATCGAACGCGCCGGGCAGATTGCTGATTTAATTAATGCCATACTGGATGCAATTGGGGCGATCGCTGCTGGTTCACTTGACCAAGCAATCAAAGGTGTGGAAAATGCCCTAGCTAAATCTTTACCTGTAGTCATCAGTTTCCTAGCAAGTCTTTTAGGCTTAGGTGGAATAGCTGGTAAGATTCAAGCCATCTTCCAAAAACTGCGCAAACCCGTGGAGAAAGCAGTTGATTGGATCATCGATAAAGGTACGAAAGCGTTTAAGAAAATTGGTAACAAGTTTAAAAATAGTAAGTTAGGTAAGAAAGCTGGCAAGCTGAAAGATTCAGCTAAGGAAAAATACAAAGCTGGTAAGCAGTGGGTTGAAGATAAGAAGGAAGCTGGTAAGAATTGGGTTAATGATCAGAAAGCAGCCACTTTTGCTGGTGAAGATAAGCGCACACAAGAACAGAAGTCAACCGATTTAAAAGCTGCACTCAAGGAAGCAGAAAAGATTGGTGATAATGACAAATTATCTCTAAAAGAAGTGAATAACCGCATCAAAGTTATCAAGAGCAACTACCGAATGCAATATCTCAAGCTAGTTGTTGATAAACATACAAACGATGGAGATATCATTCACTTTGAAGGAAAAATTAATCCTGAAGGTCAATCAAACCAGGTCGAAAATAAGAACAATGAAGAAGATGAAGGCAGATTTGATAAACTGCTGTATGAATCTCTGAAGCAAGTTTCTAACACCTATTATAAAGGTTATACCAAAGTTGATATTCGCACTGGTAAAGCACGACAATTATCAGGATTAACAGATCCTCGCACTACTTCTACGACAGAAAATCCCACAACTGAGACATCAAAAAGAAATCGGAAATTGCTTGAAAGTTCCAGAGCTAATCAAAGTCAGGAAACTGGAAAATCAGCCGGTGTCATAAATCCTCGTGGTGCTGCTATCGAAAACCCAACTGCTGAGACACCACAGAGAGATCGTGAATTACTAGAACGTTCCAGAGCTGATAGAGAAGAAACAATCAAACAAGAAGGTAATAAAATTCATCAAGAATTAGCTAAAGCACAGATAGCTTATTCTGTAGCCAGTCAAGCAGAATTTTATCCCAGTAATACTTTTAAAGTTGGTGCAGGAGATTTCTTTGTTTGCCAGGTGAATAATTACTATATCGTACCTACATCTAAAGCAAATCCAATATACGACTACTATTTGAAATCTGCTAGCGGTGATACCTACAAACAAACTAGGTCATTATTACAAAAGAGACTCAAAGACTTACAAGGCGAAAAAGCAAAAGCTGAGAAAGCAATCGAAGTCATTCAACAAAATGAGAAAATTGCTGCTGAAGATAAAACAGACAAAATCAAAGATAAAGAAAAGTTAATTGAGCGGATTCAACAAGATTACACTGCCATAGAGAGTGCGAGAAACCCTAGTACCATGCTGAATATCTGTAAAGAACTAATCCAAAATAAGAAGATTACAGGTTTAAACTTGAGTACCAAAGCAAAAGTTGGAGTTCCCCGTGAATTAACAAGTAAATATGATTATGGTAGTAATCCTGTATCTGTTAAACAAGCTAAAGAGTTTTATAAGAATTTTCCCAGTAGCATCACAGGTACATCCAATCAGGAAACAGTATTTGTCGCATCAGTTGTTGCCGAACCATCGCGGCATTCTGTAGCACATATTACCAATATGTTGTCACTTGATGAGAGAAGTAAAGGCTTTAAAGATGAGAATGAAAATGTCTTCCAACATCTTTCCATGTCTCAAGCCGAGAGCGATCCTAATCCTAGAGATGTGAAACCAGAGGAACTTGATTCTCGGCTGAATCATGAAGGTAAAAGAGCAATTGTAACAAGTAGAGATTTATCCGCAGTCAAAGATAAGAATCCCAAACTATACCAAGATTTACGCAAACTCTTTGCAGATCATAAATCTGATAAAGATGAAAGTATTGTGAGCAAATTTAGTGATGCTATTATCAAATATCTTGATTTGCCTAACAACGGTTAA
- a CDS encoding YbjN domain-containing protein: MNQIYDIHFIMSALQEAGWQPTQTDNYWLLIPIETSQREFFISFYCQDEHKMLSVKGNIPLLIPEEKESIILEFINYANYRIPIGNLELDINSRQVYFRIGLFFENVQLNTQIVHNLTQEVYQGVQDFWLSIPAILEEGMSIEGAFQQANLN; encoded by the coding sequence ATGAATCAAATTTATGATATACATTTTATAATGTCTGCTTTACAGGAAGCTGGTTGGCAACCAACACAAACAGATAATTATTGGTTATTAATTCCTATAGAGACAAGTCAAAGAGAATTTTTTATCTCTTTTTACTGTCAAGACGAGCATAAAATGTTGTCTGTTAAGGGGAATATTCCTTTATTGATACCAGAAGAGAAAGAATCTATAATTCTAGAATTTATCAATTATGCAAATTATCGCATTCCCATTGGTAATCTAGAATTAGATATAAATAGTAGACAAGTATATTTTAGAATTGGTCTGTTTTTTGAGAACGTTCAATTAAATACTCAAATAGTACACAATCTTACTCAAGAAGTTTATCAAGGAGTGCAAGATTTCTGGTTATCAATTCCAGCAATTTTAGAAGAGGGTATGTCCATAGAGGGCGCATTTCAACAAGCCAACCTCAACTAA
- a CDS encoding VgrG-related protein: MPADRSLYLSEPKIQIEGQNASPELMKDLLQITVEESLHLPAMFTLVIHNSYLTTVNRSEYKEWRHDKLFKIGKEIKIGFISSTTQDRNFKDKLENFLIEGEITGIETHFNEKTEAPVIVRGYDISHRLHRGRYNRSFLNQMDSDIVRKIAGEVGIAIGKIDSSGVKHEYVFQENQTNMEFLRERAARIGYELFIEDGKLNFCQPQSKNSLNLKWLDEISKFSVRVTNAEQVDSVEVRSWDFTQKKLITSQAKSEKVITETGNGKGSKTSTAFKGKPPTPKMIVVDQPVATENEAKKMAQALCDELGGEFVYADAQAYGNPQIRPGRIINLQGMGDRYSGKYYVTETRHFYSQRVYTTDFSVRGLRPGNLFSTLSTQTHLQPGQTFLVGIVTNNKDPKGWGRVKVKFPTLTETDESNWARVVAIGAGPNRGFDCLPEVNDEVLVGFEHGDIHRPYVLGGVWNGKDAPPEKVADSVVKGVRLRTFKTRTGHTLQYIEEDKGGSKAGIRLETTKGHKIYLNDSDQFIEIKTTGGHVIKMDDRGKSITIETTGGHSIKMNDASQSVAIKSTGNLDINATGVITIKGALIKLN; this comes from the coding sequence ATGCCAGCAGACCGTAGCCTTTATTTAAGTGAACCTAAAATTCAGATAGAGGGACAAAATGCTTCTCCTGAATTGATGAAGGATTTATTGCAAATTACTGTAGAAGAAAGCCTCCATTTACCAGCAATGTTTACCCTGGTAATACATAATAGTTATCTGACTACAGTTAACCGTTCAGAATATAAAGAGTGGCGACACGATAAATTATTTAAGATTGGCAAGGAAATAAAAATAGGTTTCATTTCTAGCACTACTCAAGATAGAAATTTTAAGGATAAATTAGAAAACTTTTTAATTGAAGGGGAAATTACAGGTATAGAAACTCACTTTAATGAGAAAACAGAAGCACCTGTGATTGTCCGGGGTTATGACATTTCTCATCGCCTACATAGAGGGCGCTATAATCGCTCATTCCTCAACCAAATGGATAGTGATATAGTCAGAAAAATAGCTGGAGAAGTCGGTATAGCGATAGGAAAAATAGACTCTAGTGGCGTGAAGCATGAATACGTCTTTCAAGAAAACCAAACTAATATGGAGTTTTTGAGAGAACGGGCGGCGCGTATTGGATATGAATTATTTATTGAGGATGGAAAATTAAATTTTTGCCAACCTCAAAGCAAAAATTCATTAAATTTGAAATGGCTAGATGAAATTAGTAAATTTAGTGTGCGCGTGACTAATGCAGAACAAGTAGATTCTGTAGAAGTGCGGAGTTGGGATTTTACCCAAAAGAAATTGATTACCTCACAAGCCAAATCAGAAAAAGTAATTACTGAAACAGGGAATGGGAAAGGAAGTAAAACCAGTACAGCATTCAAAGGTAAGCCCCCCACCCCGAAAATGATAGTTGTAGATCAACCCGTGGCGACAGAGAACGAAGCCAAAAAGATGGCTCAGGCTTTGTGTGATGAACTCGGAGGAGAATTTGTCTATGCGGATGCTCAAGCCTACGGAAACCCCCAAATTCGTCCAGGGCGAATAATCAATCTTCAAGGTATGGGCGATCGCTATAGTGGTAAATATTATGTTACAGAAACACGCCACTTTTACAGCCAGCGAGTTTATACAACAGATTTTAGTGTACGCGGCTTACGTCCAGGCAATTTATTTTCTACCCTATCCACACAAACACACCTGCAACCAGGGCAAACATTTTTAGTAGGAATTGTCACCAATAATAAAGACCCCAAAGGTTGGGGAAGAGTAAAAGTTAAGTTTCCCACCTTAACCGAAACAGATGAAAGTAACTGGGCGAGAGTAGTCGCTATAGGTGCAGGCCCTAATCGTGGTTTTGATTGTTTACCAGAAGTAAATGATGAAGTTTTAGTAGGTTTTGAACACGGCGATATTCATCGTCCTTATGTACTTGGTGGAGTGTGGAACGGTAAAGATGCACCACCAGAAAAAGTAGCTGATTCAGTTGTTAAAGGTGTAAGATTACGTACCTTCAAAACTCGTACAGGACACACCCTACAGTATATCGAAGAAGATAAAGGAGGCAGTAAAGCAGGTATTCGTTTGGAAACTACCAAAGGTCACAAAATTTATCTTAATGATAGCGATCAGTTCATAGAGATTAAAACCACTGGTGGTCATGTTATTAAAATGGATGATAGAGGTAAATCAATTACTATTGAAACCACTGGTGGTCATAGCATCAAAATGAACGATGCAAGTCAATCAGTCGCTATTAAATCAACAGGCAATCTCGATATTAACGCCACTGGTGTAATCACCATCAAAGGTGCGTTAATTAAACTCAATTAA
- a CDS encoding phage tail protein has translation MAGNNNGNVTHELNYVTTNRFYVEIDKAIAASFTECSGLSVQIKKNVFYEGGVNDQQRIYLGQTEFADVTLKRGITDNQGFWKWISSVFTKKSTRRNVNILVFNQAGETMMSWTLIGAIPIAWKTPGLQADGNAVAIEELTLAYEGLEVGKDKGGGNPTSRMQTGFFSSH, from the coding sequence ATGGCTGGAAACAATAACGGTAACGTGACTCATGAATTAAACTACGTCACTACTAATCGATTTTATGTAGAAATAGATAAAGCGATCGCTGCATCTTTTACCGAGTGTTCTGGCTTAAGCGTCCAAATTAAAAAAAATGTATTTTACGAAGGTGGAGTCAACGACCAGCAGAGAATTTATTTAGGTCAAACAGAATTTGCTGACGTAACTTTAAAACGTGGAATCACAGATAACCAAGGTTTTTGGAAATGGATTAGTTCAGTTTTTACTAAAAAATCAACTCGGCGTAATGTGAATATTTTAGTATTCAATCAAGCCGGGGAAACCATGATGAGTTGGACTTTGATTGGTGCTATTCCTATAGCTTGGAAAACTCCTGGGCTGCAAGCCGATGGTAATGCAGTTGCTATTGAAGAATTAACTTTAGCTTATGAAGGTTTGGAAGTAGGCAAAGATAAAGGTGGCGGTAATCCTACATCACGAATGCAAACGGGATTTTTCTCATCGCATTAG
- a CDS encoding PAAR domain-containing protein, with protein sequence MSKPAARITDNVAHPLPPVLTGGPGSPNVLIGNLPAWRGIPATALPALQSTKQGFDIAIQTAEAATKAAAGTPGAPAALAAEQATKATASATMSSMISAAAASSPPGMADIHQCATPLPIPPHGPGVVIDGSKTVLINGLPASRMGDTILEALGPTNKIVKGDVTVLIGG encoded by the coding sequence ATGTCCAAACCAGCAGCCAGAATTACCGATAACGTCGCCCATCCCTTACCACCAGTCTTAACAGGAGGCCCCGGTAGCCCTAACGTACTCATTGGCAACTTACCAGCTTGGCGGGGAATACCTGCAACTGCCCTTCCCGCTTTACAGTCTACTAAACAAGGATTTGATATCGCTATCCAAACGGCGGAAGCTGCGACCAAAGCCGCAGCAGGTACTCCCGGCGCACCCGCCGCCCTAGCTGCTGAACAAGCCACCAAAGCCACTGCCTCCGCCACCATGAGTAGCATGATATCTGCCGCCGCCGCCTCCTCTCCTCCAGGAATGGCGGACATTCATCAATGCGCTACTCCTTTACCTATTCCTCCCCACGGCCCTGGTGTAGTAATTGATGGTAGTAAAACAGTTTTAATCAATGGTTTACCCGCCTCCCGCATGGGCGACACCATCCTCGAAGCATTAGGCCCTACTAATAAAATTGTCAAAGGCGATGTTACCGTCTTGATTGGTGGTTGA